A single region of the Pelorhabdus rhamnosifermentans genome encodes:
- the hsp18 gene encoding heat shock protein Hsp18 has product MFDMVPFNRSSLPTKRGDYFSHFLDNFFDEDFFAPLSQFGSSFRADLKETTEAYQIEADLPGIKKDAIALKYADSYLTISAKREDTVETNEDNYVRRERKFGQFQRSFFIDNVDEDKISAEFNDGVLLITLPKKDPSLHEPHQIPIK; this is encoded by the coding sequence ATGTTTGACATGGTTCCTTTTAACAGAAGTTCATTACCAACAAAGCGGGGTGACTATTTCAGTCATTTTCTTGACAACTTTTTTGATGAAGACTTTTTTGCTCCCTTGAGTCAATTCGGGTCCTCTTTCCGCGCAGATCTCAAAGAAACAACAGAAGCTTATCAAATTGAGGCTGATTTACCAGGTATCAAAAAAGATGCCATTGCCTTAAAATATGCTGACAGCTATTTAACGATTTCAGCAAAACGTGAAGATACTGTGGAAACGAATGAGGATAATTATGTACGACGTGAACGCAAATTCGGCCAATTTCAACGCAGCTTCTTCATTGATAATGTTGACGAAGATAAAATCTCCGCTGAATTCAATGACGGCGTACTCCTCATTACTTTACCAAAAAAAGATCCGTCACTTCACGAACCACA